In Streptomyces zhihengii, a single genomic region encodes these proteins:
- a CDS encoding bifunctional DNA primase/polymerase, producing the protein MARWFAAQQWPVHPLAPGRKTPIANCESCRTRSHEPAECPCHPEGRWCHGFHSATTNPATIDRWWALEPRAGIGVSCGPAHLIVLDVDAHAAQVPARARLLPGIPIPDRVNLDGLASGFDTLALLAAYRREQNPAEDATTLRVRTPSGGMHVWYTNPRPEIRYRSSTGSSLKAALAWQVDIRAHGGYIVAPTTRTSAGSYLPLGAVRRPASLPAWLAADLERTGHVVQSVPFPRSRQRIRSRSPQLDAARALLQPLLEAIRECGARAEGTSFTEKLNRAAYTAGGLASAGHLDQDNVRHQLVDAARYARPHQDRRSEMIIDAALAAGASRPFHPKGLA; encoded by the coding sequence ATCGCCCGCTGGTTCGCAGCCCAGCAGTGGCCAGTCCACCCTCTAGCTCCGGGACGTAAGACTCCGATCGCCAACTGCGAGTCATGCCGCACGCGCTCCCACGAGCCTGCTGAGTGTCCCTGCCACCCAGAAGGCCGTTGGTGCCACGGATTTCACAGCGCGACGACCAACCCAGCGACGATCGATCGTTGGTGGGCCTTGGAGCCCCGCGCTGGCATAGGCGTGTCATGTGGGCCAGCACACCTCATCGTTCTGGACGTGGACGCTCACGCTGCGCAGGTCCCGGCGCGGGCCAGGCTGCTCCCGGGAATCCCGATTCCCGACCGTGTGAACCTTGACGGCCTCGCTTCCGGGTTTGACACGCTTGCACTCCTCGCCGCCTACAGACGTGAACAGAACCCTGCCGAAGATGCCACGACCCTGCGGGTGCGGACCCCGTCGGGTGGGATGCACGTCTGGTACACCAACCCCCGCCCTGAAATCCGGTACCGCTCGAGTACCGGCTCGAGCCTCAAGGCGGCTCTCGCCTGGCAGGTCGACATTCGTGCCCACGGCGGATACATCGTCGCCCCCACCACCCGCACGTCCGCGGGCTCGTACCTTCCACTTGGGGCCGTCCGCCGCCCTGCAAGCCTCCCCGCCTGGCTCGCTGCCGACCTTGAGCGCACAGGGCACGTCGTGCAGTCCGTCCCATTTCCCCGCTCCAGGCAGCGGATCCGCAGCCGCTCTCCCCAGTTGGATGCTGCACGAGCTCTCTTGCAACCGCTGCTGGAGGCCATCCGCGAGTGCGGTGCCCGTGCGGAAGGAACCAGCTTCACTGAAAAGCTCAATCGCGCGGCCTACACCGCTGGTGGACTAGCCAGCGCTGGCCATCTAGACCAGGACAACGTCCGGCACCAGTTGGTCGATGCAGCCCGCTACGCCCGCCCACACCAGGACCGCCGTAGCGAGATGATCATAGATGCAGCCCTTGCCGCAGGTGCCAGTCGCCCGTTTCACCCCAAAGGACTCGCATGA
- a CDS encoding DNA primase family protein — protein MSSAESNRFNAAAAAQQMLDFESLSPARPHHQPQTPTGHTSTLLPPMLTDRGNAKLFAELYSGQFRHVEGLGWYCWDKFRWKRVGGEKAALWAAGDMAEQIAATDPNGVFTDRDIARHRQRSMSTSGMKALLHQAKAAPALSLEPDVLDGDAYSLCTPAGVVDLRTGRIREPDPLRDLHSRATNVAPQPTPTPRWQAFLEDTFGEDAKGQEMIDFLHLLLGYSITGDVGAQVLPFLWGKGANGKSVLLDVMIQIMGDYADAAPPGFLMDKGIFAEHSTELTELHGRRIFVCSELKPNDKFDEARVKLLTGGEKIKARRMRQDYFSFSPTHKLWLLGNHQPEVGTGGYAFWRRIRLIPFERVVPAERKIDNLAGELVQEEGPGILHWLIRGAIRYLATRDALTGPATVRLATAAYETTEDHIGRFLTECCVRQAQETGDLRVEQGLLFAAYTAWCNAEGIRADTARPFASRIRQEVGLASPAEMLKSSGKKYYPALALLPEHDAVRNDDASAKRT, from the coding sequence ATGAGTAGCGCCGAGAGCAACCGCTTCAACGCCGCTGCCGCCGCTCAACAGATGTTGGACTTCGAAAGCCTCAGCCCGGCTCGGCCCCATCATCAACCGCAGACTCCTACCGGCCACACGAGTACGTTGCTGCCACCCATGCTGACTGACCGCGGCAACGCCAAGCTCTTCGCCGAGCTCTACAGCGGTCAGTTTCGCCATGTGGAAGGCCTCGGCTGGTACTGCTGGGACAAATTCCGCTGGAAGCGAGTAGGCGGAGAGAAGGCAGCGTTGTGGGCCGCCGGCGACATGGCGGAGCAGATAGCCGCCACCGATCCCAATGGTGTGTTCACCGATCGAGACATCGCCCGGCATCGCCAGCGCAGCATGTCCACCAGCGGGATGAAAGCACTACTCCACCAAGCCAAAGCAGCACCCGCACTCAGCCTGGAACCGGACGTTCTCGACGGAGACGCCTACTCCCTGTGCACTCCCGCTGGCGTCGTCGATCTCCGCACAGGTCGCATACGGGAGCCGGACCCTCTGCGGGATCTGCACTCACGCGCAACGAATGTCGCTCCCCAGCCCACGCCGACCCCCCGATGGCAGGCCTTTCTCGAGGACACCTTCGGTGAGGACGCCAAGGGCCAGGAGATGATCGACTTTCTGCACCTGCTGCTCGGCTACTCGATCACCGGCGATGTGGGCGCGCAGGTCCTGCCGTTCTTGTGGGGCAAAGGGGCCAATGGCAAATCGGTTCTGCTGGACGTCATGATCCAGATCATGGGCGACTATGCCGACGCCGCCCCGCCAGGCTTCCTCATGGACAAGGGGATCTTCGCCGAACACTCCACCGAACTCACTGAACTGCATGGGCGGCGCATCTTCGTCTGCAGTGAACTGAAGCCCAACGACAAGTTTGACGAAGCGCGAGTGAAACTGCTGACCGGCGGGGAAAAGATCAAAGCGCGGAGGATGCGGCAGGACTACTTCAGTTTCTCGCCAACCCACAAGCTGTGGCTACTAGGGAACCACCAACCTGAAGTCGGCACCGGGGGCTACGCCTTCTGGCGCCGCATCCGGCTCATCCCCTTCGAACGGGTCGTCCCCGCAGAGCGCAAGATCGACAACCTAGCGGGCGAACTCGTCCAGGAGGAAGGCCCCGGCATCCTCCACTGGTTGATCCGGGGCGCCATCCGCTACCTCGCCACACGGGACGCTCTCACCGGACCGGCCACTGTCCGCCTGGCCACGGCCGCCTACGAGACGACCGAGGACCACATCGGCCGGTTCCTGACCGAATGCTGCGTACGCCAGGCCCAAGAGACCGGCGATCTTCGTGTAGAACAAGGACTCCTCTTCGCTGCCTACACCGCTTGGTGCAACGCTGAGGGCATCAGAGCTGACACGGCACGGCCATTCGCAAGCCGCATCCGGCAGGAAGTGGGACTGGCCTCGCCGGCAGAGATGCTCAAGTCGAGTGGGAAGAAGTACTACCCGGCGCTTGCTCTGCTCCCAGAACACGACGCAGTCCGCAACGACGATGCATCTGCCAAACGCACATGA
- a CDS encoding right-handed parallel beta-helix repeat-containing protein: MSRQVLTVAPDGSAGFRTIAEALAHARTGAVISVRPGTYAENLTVSTRVTIVAEGAHGSVEICPRRGTAVTLQADAAKLTDLVLRGKDEDLPVVDAQRGQAAMDGCEIVGSAWTALVARGTGSVALRDCRVSNPRGAGLVITSTVESLVESCTIEHLETSGVVIGDRGNLRILNCTVRDARGNGIFANSEAQGEVKNCDISSTTKPGIALEERSSIQVSRTTVHDVDVAIHIASEGRTTLDEVEATSTTGAGIVVSGDANPVLRACRTSRTQGHGVLIVGQARGTFEGCSLDSSVAPALKVSGSCSPSLIGLSVRDCADTAVLLEEDSTAEFDRLEISGAAGAGVSIRFSANPLLRRARIVGAKGNGVEVVQDGRGRLEDCEIVDSGGAGIRVDSGGNAQIGGGVVRASAAGGLSVGAEGSASIRDCEIHTAARAGVLVEQDGNLAATRVRVVRSDGHGALLATGGRGSFNACEFSESARDGVHVESTEAVSLVNCTTRDNRGGGLIQTRPGDRLAVDGLTSSNNGRRDAYGLGEAQGADPAGTGPLGDGSAEAREEGPLAELELLIGLDNVKRQVRMLVNLTQLAQRRARLGMSAPPMSRHLVFAGPPGTGKTTVARLYGAVLAELGALRSGHLVEVSRADLVAQVIGGTAIKTTETFNRALGGVLFIDEAYALTSDSRGSGPDFGREAVDTLLKLMEDHRDDVVVIAAGYSQEMHSFLGSNPGLASRFSRTVEFENYSVPELVMIIESMCATHQYELDEGTTKALADHFERMPRDATFGNGRAARQVFEEMVDRQAFRLATHPDVGESDLRTLLAEDVSDEAAAAISDDPSLRPREDDPLEQLAEMVGLEEVKRDVTDMVNLLSAARQREAAGLPSLRISNHLVFTGPPGTGKTTVARLYATLLVSLGVLPRGQLVEVARADLVGRYIGHTAQLTRDAFERAIGGVLFIDEAYTLTPRGPSAGSDFGQEAVDTLLKLMEDHRDEVVVIVAGYTDEMNHFLASNPGLTSRFSRRVRFTDYSSQDLVTIVRQHAAASGYECGPDTAAMLQTYFDSLPRDRSFGNARLARQVLEEMSTRQASRLSALAAPTIDDLRMLLPQDIGRRGAAHG, encoded by the coding sequence GTGTCACGCCAGGTACTGACCGTCGCCCCGGACGGGTCGGCAGGCTTTCGCACCATCGCGGAGGCGCTCGCACACGCGCGCACTGGCGCGGTGATCAGTGTCCGCCCCGGCACATACGCCGAGAACCTCACCGTCTCCACACGGGTGACCATTGTCGCCGAGGGCGCTCACGGCAGTGTCGAAATCTGCCCAAGGCGCGGAACAGCCGTAACGCTTCAAGCCGACGCTGCCAAGCTCACGGACCTCGTTCTGCGGGGCAAGGACGAAGATCTGCCCGTAGTGGACGCCCAGCGCGGCCAGGCCGCCATGGACGGATGCGAGATCGTCGGTTCGGCCTGGACAGCTTTGGTTGCGCGAGGCACCGGTTCCGTTGCCCTACGAGACTGCAGAGTGAGCAACCCCCGTGGCGCCGGTCTCGTCATCACGTCGACGGTAGAAAGCTTGGTCGAATCCTGCACGATCGAGCACCTCGAGACGTCAGGTGTCGTCATTGGTGACCGCGGCAACTTGAGAATCCTGAACTGCACCGTTCGCGACGCTCGCGGCAACGGCATCTTCGCCAACAGCGAGGCGCAGGGCGAAGTGAAGAACTGCGACATCTCGTCCACCACCAAGCCCGGCATCGCTCTCGAAGAACGCTCGAGCATCCAGGTGAGCCGCACCACCGTGCACGATGTCGACGTGGCCATCCACATCGCCAGCGAGGGCCGGACGACACTGGACGAAGTAGAGGCGACAAGCACCACAGGCGCCGGCATCGTCGTGTCCGGTGACGCCAACCCCGTGCTGCGCGCCTGCCGAACTTCCCGCACCCAGGGCCACGGAGTGCTTATCGTGGGTCAGGCACGCGGCACGTTCGAAGGGTGCTCGCTCGACTCCTCCGTCGCGCCCGCACTCAAGGTGAGCGGTTCATGCTCTCCCTCACTGATCGGGCTCTCTGTCCGCGACTGTGCTGACACGGCTGTCCTGTTGGAAGAGGACTCCACGGCAGAGTTCGACCGCTTGGAGATCTCCGGCGCAGCAGGCGCCGGAGTGAGTATTCGCTTCAGCGCCAACCCGCTGCTGCGTCGCGCACGGATCGTCGGGGCGAAGGGCAACGGGGTTGAGGTCGTCCAGGACGGCCGAGGGCGCCTTGAAGACTGCGAGATCGTAGACTCCGGAGGAGCCGGCATCCGTGTCGACAGTGGAGGGAACGCGCAGATCGGCGGGGGAGTGGTGCGCGCATCCGCGGCCGGAGGGCTTTCAGTCGGGGCAGAGGGAAGCGCTTCGATCCGCGACTGCGAGATTCACACTGCAGCGCGCGCCGGAGTGCTGGTCGAACAAGACGGCAATCTGGCCGCCACGCGTGTGCGCGTCGTGCGCAGCGACGGACACGGAGCACTGCTGGCTACCGGCGGCCGTGGCTCCTTCAACGCCTGTGAGTTCAGCGAGAGCGCCCGCGACGGTGTGCATGTGGAGTCGACCGAGGCGGTGTCACTCGTCAACTGCACCACCCGTGACAACCGGGGTGGGGGTCTCATCCAGACGCGGCCCGGGGACCGGCTCGCAGTGGACGGCCTCACCAGTTCGAACAACGGCAGACGCGACGCCTACGGCCTCGGCGAAGCCCAGGGTGCGGACCCGGCAGGGACGGGACCTCTCGGGGACGGCTCGGCGGAAGCGCGGGAAGAGGGTCCTCTCGCCGAGTTGGAGCTGCTCATCGGCCTGGACAATGTCAAGCGCCAGGTTCGCATGCTGGTGAACTTGACCCAGCTTGCTCAGCGGCGTGCGCGGCTCGGCATGTCAGCGCCTCCTATGAGTCGCCATCTCGTTTTCGCCGGCCCCCCCGGTACCGGTAAGACCACCGTCGCCCGGCTCTACGGCGCGGTTCTCGCGGAGCTCGGGGCCTTGCGCTCAGGGCACCTCGTGGAAGTCTCTCGCGCCGATCTGGTGGCGCAGGTCATTGGCGGCACCGCCATCAAGACCACCGAAACCTTCAACCGTGCCCTGGGCGGCGTGCTTTTCATCGATGAGGCATACGCCCTGACCTCTGACAGCCGTGGTTCAGGTCCGGATTTCGGACGCGAGGCCGTGGACACCTTGCTCAAGCTCATGGAAGACCACCGCGACGATGTCGTCGTGATCGCCGCCGGCTACTCCCAGGAGATGCACTCGTTCCTCGGATCCAACCCCGGCCTTGCCTCGCGATTTTCCCGAACGGTCGAGTTCGAGAATTACAGCGTGCCCGAGCTGGTCATGATCATCGAAAGTATGTGTGCCACTCACCAATACGAGTTGGATGAAGGAACAACCAAGGCTCTGGCCGACCACTTCGAGCGCATGCCACGCGACGCTACCTTCGGTAACGGCCGTGCCGCCCGACAGGTCTTCGAGGAAATGGTTGACCGCCAGGCATTCCGTCTGGCCACTCATCCGGACGTCGGGGAGTCCGATCTGCGCACGCTCCTCGCCGAAGACGTGAGCGACGAAGCCGCAGCAGCCATCAGTGACGACCCTTCCCTTCGCCCACGGGAAGACGATCCGCTGGAGCAACTAGCGGAGATGGTCGGTCTCGAAGAGGTCAAGCGAGACGTCACGGACATGGTGAACCTCCTGTCCGCCGCACGACAACGCGAGGCTGCAGGCCTCCCCTCGCTACGGATCAGCAACCATCTGGTCTTCACGGGCCCACCCGGCACCGGTAAGACCACCGTTGCCCGTCTCTATGCCACCCTGCTCGTCTCCCTGGGGGTTCTTCCCAGAGGACAGCTGGTGGAGGTGGCCCGGGCCGATCTCGTCGGCCGCTACATCGGCCACACCGCCCAACTCACACGCGACGCCTTCGAACGCGCCATCGGCGGCGTGCTTTTCATCGACGAGGCCTACACACTGACGCCACGCGGCCCGTCCGCTGGCTCGGACTTCGGCCAAGAAGCCGTGGACACATTGCTCAAGCTGATGGAGGACCACCGCGACGAAGTCGTCGTCATCGTCGCGGGATACACCGACGAAATGAACCATTTCCTTGCCTCCAACCCGGGACTCACCTCCCGGTTCTCCCGGCGAGTACGCTTCACCGACTACTCCTCGCAAGACCTGGTCACCATCGTTCGCCAGCACGCAGCAGCATCGGGATACGAGTGCGGCCCAGACACCGCGGCCATGCTGCAGACCTACTTCGACTCGCTGCCCCGCGACCGCAGCTTCGGAAACGCACGTCTGGCCCGGCAGGTACTGGAAGAGATGAGCACACGCCAAGCAAGTCGCCTGAGCGCTCTGGCCGCCCCCACGATCGACGATTTGCGCATGCTGCTCCCACAGGACATAGGCCGCAGGGGAGCGGCACATGGGTGA
- a CDS encoding ParA family protein gives MRVIAVATQKGGVGKTSTTVNLGAGLALAGARVLVVDLDPQAQAGTALGVNLAGEEQLARSLGWVLQARLQGMRMDLSSVWFDRSELLAEFEDAGSLHLLACEESTMTAAQDLIHKKGYQSTPTLRRILLELEQLFDFVVIDTPPAVSSLSATALAAADYVITVCIPEYPALKGAAATRGTVSYVKERTGEECDPQYLGAVLNRSSPPSRWKAQEVNIRNGMLDANLAPFLTDVRSDNRISDSFAYGVPSVLRFASHTPGKMYGELMSQILARMEQPVEKWELPERIESEAVGA, from the coding sequence ATGAGAGTCATCGCCGTAGCGACGCAGAAGGGAGGGGTCGGCAAGACCAGCACGACCGTCAACCTCGGCGCGGGGCTCGCACTTGCGGGAGCCCGAGTGCTGGTCGTCGACCTCGACCCCCAGGCGCAAGCAGGCACCGCACTGGGCGTGAACCTTGCGGGGGAGGAGCAGTTGGCTCGCTCCCTCGGGTGGGTGCTGCAGGCCCGGCTCCAGGGAATGCGGATGGATTTGAGTTCAGTCTGGTTCGACCGCAGCGAACTGCTTGCTGAGTTCGAAGACGCTGGCAGCCTGCACTTGCTGGCTTGTGAAGAGTCCACTATGACAGCTGCTCAGGACCTGATTCACAAGAAGGGGTATCAGTCCACCCCCACGTTGCGACGGATACTGCTCGAGTTGGAGCAGCTGTTTGACTTCGTTGTGATCGACACTCCGCCGGCTGTGTCCTCTCTCTCCGCTACGGCGCTGGCCGCTGCCGATTACGTCATCACTGTATGCATCCCTGAGTACCCTGCCTTGAAGGGTGCAGCTGCCACCCGCGGCACGGTCAGCTACGTCAAGGAGCGCACGGGAGAAGAGTGCGACCCGCAGTATCTGGGGGCGGTCCTCAACAGGTCGAGTCCTCCGTCGAGGTGGAAGGCCCAGGAAGTCAACATCCGCAATGGAATGCTTGACGCCAACCTCGCGCCATTCCTGACGGATGTTCGCAGTGACAACCGCATCAGTGACTCGTTCGCGTACGGGGTGCCCTCTGTGCTCCGCTTTGCCAGTCACACGCCTGGCAAGATGTATGGCGAGCTCATGTCGCAGATTCTTGCACGCATGGAGCAGCCTGTAGAGAAGTGGGAGCTGCCTGAGCGTATCGAGAGCGAGGCTGTCGGTGCCTGA
- a CDS encoding DUF6009 family protein has translation MSSLLHERQLAHEANVVWLEDLDNLDYVRQALDKSGRRTGRPRYARDGRIVGYAELDADAEASPDSGLFQRRTFFLLPHDRPNEPEGLYKEGAPGEAVDPRTVLPRCVGEKTPRSQGKCSGTAVPS, from the coding sequence ATGAGCTCGCTGCTTCACGAACGCCAGCTCGCACATGAAGCGAACGTGGTGTGGCTGGAAGACCTCGACAACCTTGACTATGTCCGTCAAGCTCTGGACAAGAGTGGCCGCCGAACCGGGAGACCTCGGTACGCCCGTGATGGCCGAATCGTTGGGTACGCAGAGCTCGACGCGGATGCCGAAGCCAGCCCGGATAGCGGTCTTTTCCAGCGACGCACCTTCTTCTTGTTGCCACATGACAGGCCCAACGAACCGGAGGGCCTGTACAAGGAAGGCGCTCCTGGCGAAGCGGTTGACCCCCGCACCGTTCTGCCACGCTGTGTCGGTGAGAAGACGCCTCGGTCGCAAGGGAAGTGCAGCGGGACGGCAGTTCCCTCCTGA
- a CDS encoding DUF4279 domain-containing protein produces the protein MTSRTVRAEEISVRLAIVPDEQLEQGSLMSPRNPSSARRETSVWIRRSGLGSDSQLEEHVTALVRLVNGCREELTRLSVDCDLELCLGFGSENGQGGCVLTAHLLAGVGGLGLDIVLDLYPPT, from the coding sequence ATCACGAGCCGGACGGTCCGCGCCGAGGAGATCTCGGTTCGCCTGGCGATCGTCCCCGACGAGCAGCTCGAGCAGGGGAGCTTGATGAGTCCCCGAAACCCGAGCAGCGCCCGGCGGGAGACCAGCGTCTGGATCCGGCGGAGTGGACTGGGAAGCGATAGCCAGCTTGAGGAGCACGTCACGGCGCTGGTCCGACTGGTCAACGGGTGTCGTGAGGAACTGACGCGCCTGTCTGTCGATTGTGATCTGGAGCTGTGTCTCGGTTTCGGCAGTGAGAACGGTCAGGGAGGCTGCGTCCTGACGGCGCACCTGCTCGCCGGGGTCGGCGGGCTGGGACTCGACATCGTTCTCGACCTCTATCCGCCCACGTAA
- a CDS encoding S8 family serine peptidase, giving the protein MASGEGVTVAVVDTGVSRTATAVAGRVSSRGDASNDCVGHGSFVAALIAGRVDERVPFGGVAPKAQVLAVRGTDQRGLASAGTVALGIRTAADAGAEIIHVSAALRTGSAELMTAVADALGNGAVIVAPAAPDAESATGADAPQSYWPAAYPGVLSVWGVGPDGNAPTGTPVPLEADLRAPGDKIVSTGPRGSGHFLGSGSSLAAAFATGTAALVLSDEPDLTGREVSRRLLTTAFPARVPYLDPYAAVTAVQDRAASPGVVSRRPAPVDMPVTNPAEHRAISRSIVVLVAGVLLIVVVACVVIAVPRGRSRGWQPRKAQPVHPNANDPSV; this is encoded by the coding sequence ATGGCCAGCGGGGAGGGAGTGACGGTAGCCGTCGTCGACACTGGCGTATCGAGGACAGCCACAGCCGTTGCCGGACGCGTTTCCAGCCGCGGCGACGCGAGTAACGACTGTGTCGGGCACGGCAGCTTCGTTGCCGCGCTCATCGCCGGTCGCGTAGATGAGCGGGTGCCGTTTGGCGGAGTAGCGCCGAAAGCGCAAGTTCTTGCTGTCCGGGGCACGGACCAACGAGGGCTGGCCAGTGCGGGGACGGTGGCACTGGGCATACGCACTGCCGCCGACGCCGGGGCAGAGATCATCCACGTCTCAGCGGCGCTGCGCACCGGGTCGGCTGAGTTGATGACGGCCGTCGCCGATGCATTGGGCAATGGTGCTGTCATTGTCGCGCCGGCAGCCCCCGATGCGGAGTCCGCAACCGGTGCTGACGCTCCGCAGAGCTATTGGCCGGCTGCCTATCCAGGAGTGCTGTCCGTGTGGGGGGTCGGTCCTGACGGCAATGCGCCGACTGGAACGCCGGTGCCCCTCGAGGCCGACCTCCGAGCGCCCGGTGACAAGATCGTCAGTACTGGTCCACGGGGGTCGGGTCACTTTCTTGGCTCAGGATCTTCCCTGGCCGCCGCTTTCGCAACGGGCACTGCCGCACTCGTACTATCCGACGAGCCTGACCTGACAGGCCGCGAAGTAAGCAGGCGCCTGCTCACCACTGCTTTTCCCGCACGAGTTCCTTACCTCGACCCCTACGCAGCCGTGACTGCGGTCCAGGACAGAGCTGCGTCTCCTGGCGTCGTTTCTCGACGTCCAGCGCCCGTCGACATGCCGGTCACCAACCCGGCCGAGCATCGCGCCATCAGCCGCTCGATCGTCGTCCTTGTCGCAGGTGTCCTTCTCATCGTCGTGGTCGCATGCGTCGTCATCGCCGTTCCCCGTGGGCGTTCTCGAGGATGGCAGCCCCGAAAGGCGCAACCTGTACACCCGAATGCGAATGACCCATCTGTGTAA
- a CDS encoding IS4 family transposase, which produces MSREVAVAAGAFAPGHLGELTRIVPFEMVDEVLADTGRTQQRIRDLPSRVVVYLLLGGALFPGLGWQQVWQRLTAGLDGLPTATPTAGALAQARKRLGTRPLRHLFDLLRGPAAGLGIAGTRWHGLLVCAIDGTLMAVPDSPANQAEFTRHRCNNGGAGYPSLRLLILVACGTRTVMDAVFGPATDGETTYAPRLVRSLREDMIVLLDRNFAVQALIEAVTLRSAHVLVRVKENRRLPVLRRFPDGSWLSRIGPVPVRVVCCEITISTSQGRRTGAYRLVTTLTDPFTHPAGDLIGLYHERWEIETTYLEIKSTILGGRVLRARTPAGVAQEVFAVLVTYQVLRLAMADATASRPGTDPDRASFSIALNTARDLVIQAAGVFSGAVIDLVGTIGRRILAALMPDRRVRTRPRVVKRAISRYNARGTVDRTTYRATISVHILTPAP; this is translated from the coding sequence ATTTCTCGTGAAGTAGCGGTTGCGGCAGGGGCGTTTGCCCCCGGCCATCTCGGCGAGCTGACACGGATTGTCCCGTTCGAGATGGTCGATGAGGTGTTGGCAGATACCGGCAGAACCCAGCAGCGGATACGGGACCTTCCCTCGCGCGTGGTGGTGTATCTGCTGCTGGGCGGGGCATTGTTCCCGGGGCTCGGATGGCAGCAGGTGTGGCAGCGGCTGACGGCCGGCCTGGACGGACTGCCGACGGCGACTCCCACGGCCGGCGCGCTGGCCCAGGCCCGCAAGAGGCTCGGGACCCGACCGTTGCGTCACCTGTTCGACTTGCTTCGTGGACCGGCCGCGGGACTCGGGATCGCCGGAACGCGGTGGCACGGACTGCTCGTCTGCGCCATCGACGGCACGTTGATGGCAGTGCCGGACAGCCCCGCGAACCAGGCCGAGTTCACCAGGCACCGCTGCAACAATGGCGGCGCGGGATACCCCTCACTGCGGCTTCTGATCCTGGTCGCCTGCGGAACCCGAACCGTCATGGACGCGGTATTCGGTCCGGCCACCGACGGTGAGACCACCTACGCTCCACGCCTGGTCCGAAGCCTGCGGGAAGACATGATCGTCCTGCTGGACCGGAACTTCGCCGTCCAGGCCCTGATCGAAGCAGTCACCTTGAGGAGCGCACACGTCCTGGTCCGGGTGAAGGAGAACCGCAGACTGCCGGTCCTGCGACGCTTCCCCGACGGCTCCTGGCTCTCCCGGATCGGACCCGTTCCGGTCCGTGTTGTCTGCTGCGAGATCACCATCAGCACATCACAGGGACGACGCACCGGCGCATACCGGCTGGTCACAACCCTGACCGACCCCTTCACCCACCCCGCCGGCGATCTGATCGGGCTGTATCACGAGCGGTGGGAAATCGAGACCACCTATCTGGAGATCAAGTCGACGATCCTCGGCGGTCGGGTCCTTCGTGCCCGCACTCCCGCCGGTGTCGCCCAGGAAGTCTTCGCAGTGCTGGTCACCTACCAGGTCCTGCGGCTGGCGATGGCGGACGCCACCGCCAGCCGGCCCGGGACCGACCCCGACCGGGCGAGTTTCTCCATCGCCCTGAACACCGCCCGCGATCTGGTCATCCAGGCCGCAGGCGTGTTCAGTGGCGCCGTGATCGACCTCGTCGGCACCATAGGCCGCCGAATCCTGGCCGCCCTCATGCCCGACCGCCGTGTCCGCACCCGTCCACGCGTCGTGAAACGGGCCATCTCGAGATACAACGCAAGAGGCACCGTCGACCGCACCACCTACAGGGCCACGATCAGCGTCCACATCCTGACGCCCGCCCCTTGA